Proteins encoded by one window of Streptococcus sanguinis:
- a CDS encoding glycosyltransferase family 39 protein, translated as MSKIYHLSFSILQKVMLITAVHWFLIAIWHVAELNSIAIIAFAGLAYLAYRYRIFLEKAYHWLMKHKLLIMLAAFIFQLIMLFSAELLIRRDAAVVFTGAFKTLKESSISNYLTRNPNNVSLFLYERFFFNVFGESGLWVMQALNIAYTNVTALILYKGCQKYFSQKAADAVFSLYVLLLGFSPYFFSMYTDIPPLPFISLQIFLVLGLLKGEETGRQLVWRSILLGLMTSLAFFFRPTVMILLIAVFGVLFFKKNWNKFFLTLVVFACSFAISYAPLHYWSKHQTEVPIMEGEGLEKGPLLFINLGLTFNGHNQEDMKEGLLQYIEPDKQYDYNNGMFAKEYVIKEIKRRLSEYNPLTLAHHLFHKQSLTVAEGDLGWLYRSVENEKTPYISPFYQDTKDNPLTQFVRDFFLNTDKSEFVYFSLSKQVVWIVMAAGLVFALWKYRSSDELNFLTLAVFGGLLFLQIFEGGKTRYLIQFLPQILILSALGLAQYPQALGKFRFWTRKKDSLK; from the coding sequence ATGTCTAAGATTTATCATCTATCCTTTTCGATATTACAGAAAGTTATGCTGATTACGGCTGTTCACTGGTTTCTGATTGCCATCTGGCATGTTGCAGAGCTGAATAGTATAGCTATAATTGCCTTTGCTGGCTTGGCTTATCTGGCCTATCGCTATCGGATTTTTCTAGAAAAAGCTTATCATTGGCTGATGAAGCATAAACTTCTTATTATGCTAGCTGCCTTTATTTTTCAGCTGATTATGCTCTTTTCAGCTGAGCTTTTGATTAGGCGGGATGCAGCAGTAGTCTTTACAGGGGCTTTTAAAACGTTGAAAGAAAGCTCCATTTCTAACTATCTGACCCGCAACCCTAACAATGTCTCTCTCTTTCTCTATGAGCGTTTTTTCTTTAATGTATTTGGGGAATCTGGTCTATGGGTCATGCAAGCCTTGAATATTGCTTATACTAACGTAACGGCCTTGATTCTCTATAAGGGCTGCCAAAAGTATTTTTCCCAAAAGGCTGCAGATGCTGTCTTTAGTCTTTATGTGCTTTTACTGGGCTTTTCTCCTTATTTCTTTTCAATGTATACGGATATTCCGCCCCTGCCTTTCATTAGTCTGCAGATTTTCCTAGTTCTAGGATTGCTGAAGGGGGAAGAAACCGGTAGACAGCTGGTTTGGCGCAGTATTTTGCTTGGTCTGATGACTAGTCTGGCTTTCTTCTTTAGACCAACAGTAATGATTCTGCTGATAGCTGTCTTCGGAGTCCTCTTTTTCAAAAAGAACTGGAACAAGTTCTTTCTGACACTAGTCGTTTTTGCTTGCAGTTTTGCGATTAGCTATGCTCCGCTGCATTACTGGTCCAAGCACCAGACGGAAGTGCCGATTATGGAGGGAGAGGGATTGGAAAAAGGCCCCTTGCTCTTTATTAATCTAGGTCTGACCTTCAATGGCCACAATCAGGAAGATATGAAAGAAGGGCTCTTGCAGTATATTGAGCCTGATAAGCAATATGACTATAACAATGGCATGTTTGCTAAGGAATATGTTATCAAGGAAATCAAGCGGCGTTTAAGTGAATATAATCCTTTGACTTTAGCTCATCATCTCTTCCATAAGCAGTCTCTGACTGTAGCAGAAGGAGATTTGGGCTGGCTCTACCGCAGTGTCGAAAATGAAAAGACGCCTTATATATCGCCTTTTTACCAAGATACGAAGGATAATCCTTTAACTCAGTTTGTCCGTGACTTCTTTCTGAACACTGACAAGTCAGAATTTGTCTATTTCTCGCTGTCCAAGCAGGTGGTTTGGATTGTCATGGCGGCAGGACTTGTCTTTGCCCTTTGGAAATATCGCTCTAGTGATGAACTGAATTTTCTAACCTTAGCTGTTTTTGGCGGCCTGCTCTTTCTGCAGATTTTTGAAGGAGGAAAGACGCGTTATCTGATTCAGTTTTTGCCACAGATTTTGATTCTATCCGCCCTAGGATTAGCCCAGTATCCTCAAGCCCTAGGGAAGTTTCGCTTTTGGACTAGAAAGAAGGACTCTTTGAAATGA
- a CDS encoding DUF4336 domain-containing protein: MKRPVPIYEPLYSLKPIAENIWIVDGDLIEMDAVVTKLPFSTRMTVIKLSNGQLWCHSPIQPNQALFDQLDALGPVAHLVSPNKIHYAYIADWKKRYPEAIAWSSPGVEERAAKQKIPVYFDEKLTDEAPEAWTGQIDQLVFKGSTYIEEVVFFHKDSQTLILTDLIENFETEHFPSQIRGKAYKLVRVAAPDGQTPIDYRMTFIGHQKEAKECLEQMLAWQPEKIILAHGSCFLENGTAELKRALRWIR, translated from the coding sequence ATGAAAAGACCTGTTCCTATCTATGAACCGCTTTATAGCTTGAAGCCCATTGCTGAGAATATCTGGATTGTTGACGGTGATTTGATTGAGATGGATGCTGTGGTGACAAAGTTGCCTTTTTCTACCCGCATGACTGTTATCAAGTTATCAAATGGTCAGCTCTGGTGCCATTCACCAATCCAGCCAAATCAAGCCTTGTTTGACCAGTTGGACGCTTTGGGACCGGTCGCACATCTCGTTTCACCTAATAAGATTCACTATGCTTATATTGCTGACTGGAAGAAGCGTTATCCGGAGGCAATTGCTTGGTCTAGCCCAGGTGTTGAAGAGAGAGCGGCCAAGCAGAAAATCCCAGTCTATTTTGATGAAAAGCTGACGGATGAGGCTCCTGAAGCTTGGACAGGTCAGATAGATCAGTTGGTTTTCAAGGGAAGTACTTATATTGAGGAAGTTGTCTTTTTTCACAAGGACAGTCAAACCTTGATTTTAACAGATTTGATTGAGAATTTTGAAACAGAGCATTTTCCAAGTCAGATTCGCGGCAAAGCTTATAAATTAGTTCGAGTTGCAGCTCCGGATGGCCAGACACCTATTGACTACCGCATGACCTTTATCGGTCATCAAAAAGAAGCCAAAGAATGTCTAGAGCAGATGTTGGCTTGGCAACCAGAAAAAATCATCCTAGCTCATGGTTCTTGTTTTCTGGAAAATGGCACAGCAGAACTCAAAAGAGCGCTTAGGTGGATAAGGTAA
- a CDS encoding uracil-DNA glycosylase, producing the protein MQHSAWHALIKEQLPEGYFAKINHFLDEVYASGTIYPPREKVFNAIQTTDLADVKVVILGQDPYHGPRQAQGLSFSVPDDIPAPPSLQNILKELADDIGVKESHDLTSWAQQGVLLLNAGLTVPAGQANAHAGLIWEPFTDAIIKVVNEKSDPVVFILWGSYARKKKALISNPQHLIIESAHPSPLSAYRSFFGSKPFSRTNDFLVNKGLEPIDWLA; encoded by the coding sequence ATGCAGCATTCAGCTTGGCACGCTTTGATTAAGGAACAGCTGCCGGAAGGTTATTTTGCAAAAATCAATCATTTTTTAGACGAAGTGTATGCTTCAGGGACCATTTACCCACCTCGGGAAAAGGTTTTTAATGCGATTCAGACGACAGATTTAGCAGATGTTAAGGTGGTTATTTTGGGGCAGGATCCCTACCATGGACCAAGACAGGCACAGGGCTTGAGTTTTTCAGTACCTGATGATATTCCAGCTCCGCCTTCTTTGCAAAATATTCTCAAAGAACTGGCTGATGATATCGGAGTGAAAGAGTCGCATGATTTGACTTCCTGGGCTCAGCAAGGTGTTCTCTTGCTCAATGCTGGGCTGACTGTGCCTGCTGGTCAGGCCAATGCGCATGCAGGTTTAATCTGGGAGCCATTTACAGATGCTATTATCAAGGTAGTCAATGAAAAGTCTGATCCAGTCGTCTTTATCCTATGGGGTTCATACGCCCGCAAGAAAAAAGCCTTGATAAGCAATCCTCAACATTTGATAATCGAGTCGGCTCACCCAAGCCCGCTGTCTGCTTACCGTAGTTTCTTTGGTAGTAAACCTTTTTCTCGTACCAATGATTTCTTAGTGAATAAGGGCTTGGAACCTATCGATTGGTTGGCTTAG
- a CDS encoding NUDIX hydrolase, with amino-acid sequence MVQLATICYIDNGREFLMLHRNKKPNDVHAGKWIGVGGKLERGETPQECAAREILEETGLKAKPVLKGVITFPEFTPNLDWYTYVFKVTEFEGELIDCNEGTLEWVPYDQVLSKPTWEGDHTFVEWLLEDKPFFSAKFVYDGDKLLDTQVDFYE; translated from the coding sequence ATGGTTCAGTTAGCAACGATTTGTTATATCGATAATGGCCGAGAATTTCTCATGTTGCACCGCAACAAAAAGCCCAACGATGTTCATGCTGGGAAGTGGATTGGTGTCGGTGGCAAGCTAGAGCGAGGAGAAACCCCACAGGAATGCGCTGCGCGCGAGATTCTAGAGGAGACGGGCCTAAAGGCCAAGCCTGTTCTTAAAGGCGTTATCACTTTTCCTGAGTTTACTCCCAACTTGGACTGGTATACCTATGTTTTCAAGGTGACGGAGTTTGAGGGGGAACTGATTGACTGCAACGAAGGGACTTTGGAATGGGTGCCCTATGATCAGGTTTTGTCTAAACCAACCTGGGAAGGCGATCATACTTTTGTTGAGTGGCTTTTAGAAGACAAGCCTTTCTTTTCTGCAAAGTTTGTTTATGATGGAGATAAGCTGTTGGATACGCAGGTGGACTTTTACGAATAA
- a CDS encoding dihydroorotase → MLLIKNGRVMDPKTGFDQITDLLVEGKKIVKIGQDLQAEDAKVIDASGLVVAPGLVDIHVHFREPGQTHKEDIHTGALAAAAGGFTTVVMMANTNPTISTVETLKEVLDSAGRENIHIKSVATITENFDGQHLTDFQGLLAAGAVGFSDDGIPLTNAGIVRQALVEARKNDTFISLHEEDPNLNGILGFNEHIAKEHFHICGATGVAEYSMVARDVMIAYDAKAHVHIQHLSKAESVKVVEFAQKLGAQVTAEAAPQHFSKTEALLLVKGSNAKMNPPLRLESDRLAVIEGLKSGVISVIATDHAPHHADEKNVADITQAPSGMTGLETSLSLGLTYLVEAGHLSLMELLEKMTFNPAQLYGFDAGFIAQDGPADLTIFDPEADRLVTDHFASKAANSPFVGEKLKGQVKFTICDGEVVFKG, encoded by the coding sequence ATGCTATTAATCAAAAACGGACGAGTTATGGATCCTAAGACTGGTTTTGACCAAATTACTGACCTCTTGGTTGAGGGGAAGAAAATTGTCAAAATCGGTCAAGATTTGCAGGCTGAAGATGCAAAAGTTATCGATGCCAGTGGTTTGGTTGTGGCTCCAGGTTTGGTGGATATACATGTGCATTTCCGGGAGCCAGGCCAGACTCATAAGGAAGATATCCATACGGGGGCTTTGGCTGCGGCAGCAGGTGGCTTTACGACAGTTGTTATGATGGCCAATACCAATCCGACCATTTCTACAGTTGAAACTCTGAAAGAAGTGCTGGACTCGGCTGGTCGTGAAAATATCCATATCAAGTCGGTTGCAACAATTACAGAGAATTTTGATGGGCAGCATCTGACAGATTTCCAAGGTCTCTTGGCAGCAGGAGCGGTTGGTTTTTCTGATGACGGTATTCCGCTGACCAACGCTGGCATTGTCCGCCAAGCCCTCGTAGAAGCGCGTAAAAACGATACCTTTATCAGCTTGCACGAGGAAGACCCTAATCTCAATGGCATACTCGGTTTTAACGAGCATATTGCCAAAGAGCATTTTCATATCTGTGGCGCGACAGGTGTGGCAGAATACAGCATGGTTGCACGCGATGTCATGATTGCTTATGATGCAAAGGCTCATGTACATATCCAGCATTTGTCCAAGGCTGAGAGTGTAAAGGTGGTGGAATTCGCTCAGAAGCTAGGCGCTCAAGTCACTGCTGAAGCAGCGCCTCAGCACTTCTCTAAGACAGAAGCTCTGCTATTGGTCAAGGGCAGCAATGCTAAGATGAATCCGCCTCTGCGCTTAGAATCGGATCGGCTAGCGGTTATCGAGGGGCTCAAATCTGGTGTCATTTCTGTCATTGCGACGGATCATGCTCCACATCATGCTGACGAGAAAAATGTAGCAGATATCACTCAGGCGCCTTCTGGTATGACTGGTCTTGAGACTTCGCTTTCTCTGGGACTGACCTACTTGGTTGAGGCTGGTCATCTGAGCTTGATGGAACTTTTAGAGAAAATGACTTTTAATCCAGCTCAGTTGTATGGTTTTGATGCTGGATTCATCGCTCAGGATGGTCCTGCTGATTTGACAATATTTGATCCAGAAGCAGATAGACTTGTGACGGACCATTTTGCCTCCAAGGCAGCCAATTCACCTTTTGTTGGTGAAAAGCTTAAAGGCCAAGTGAAGTTTACCATCTGTGATGGGGAAGTTGTCTTTAAAGGATAA
- the nt5e gene encoding cell surface ecto-5'-nucleotidase Nt5e: MKKKFFILPVLSTVLLAPAFLAHQVSAEEAQASPEPAKAELTNQPVAETASAAQPTAPAASAEEKPADSQNTAALAAPAATEAAAAPAQSENLPEATILHTNDVHGRIVEEKGVIGDAKLATVIKEERAKNPKVLVVDAGDAFQGLPISNSSKGEERAKILNEIGYDAMAVGNHEFDFGLDEAKKYKEILKFPLLSSNTYANNARVFQASTIVDKDPAVEGDEFVVIGVTTPETATKTHPKNIQGVTFTDPITEVNRVIDEIEARAAAEGKNYKNYVVLAHLGVDTTTPTEWRGSTLAEALSKNPKLKGKRVTVIDGHSHTVESTTYGDNVTYNQTGSYLHNIGKVTFKANQLLGNPQQIPAETAKKVTPDPVVADMVSKIKARYDADNAKVIVANSPVELNGDRENVRVRETNLGNVVADALYDYGQTGFANKTDLAVTNGGGLRETIAKDKPITKGDVIAVLPFGNTISQIKVTGQNIADMFAKSLGSILQEKDGKPVLDENGQPLLEPSGGYLQISGAKVYYDTTLPANQRVLHIEIKNKETGVYEPLDPNKTYYLTTNDFLAAGGDGYTMLGGPREEGPSMDVAFADYLAKADLTAYAVINPNSRAISISSTKDTDGDGYTDIEEIKQGTDPANAASYPAGAKAADPGKQAAPLVNTPKQTKQVAVHIAKTFTKDPAAKELPQTGSESTVALSLVGMVLGFFGLAGIKKSHKED; encoded by the coding sequence ATGAAGAAGAAATTTTTCATCTTACCTGTTCTATCGACAGTGCTTTTGGCACCTGCTTTTTTGGCTCATCAAGTCTCTGCAGAAGAGGCACAGGCTAGTCCAGAGCCGGCAAAGGCTGAGTTGACCAATCAGCCAGTTGCTGAGACAGCTTCTGCAGCGCAACCAACTGCTCCAGCAGCTTCAGCAGAAGAAAAGCCAGCAGATAGTCAGAATACAGCTGCTCTGGCTGCTCCAGCTGCGACAGAAGCCGCTGCTGCTCCAGCCCAGTCTGAAAACTTGCCAGAGGCTACAATTCTCCATACCAACGATGTGCATGGCCGCATCGTAGAGGAAAAAGGCGTTATCGGTGATGCTAAGCTGGCTACTGTTATCAAGGAAGAGCGCGCTAAAAATCCTAAAGTGCTAGTTGTGGATGCGGGTGATGCCTTCCAGGGGCTGCCAATTTCCAATAGCTCAAAAGGGGAAGAACGGGCTAAAATCCTCAATGAAATAGGCTACGATGCTATGGCAGTCGGGAACCATGAGTTTGACTTTGGTCTAGATGAGGCAAAGAAATACAAGGAAATTCTTAAATTCCCACTTCTCAGCTCCAATACCTACGCTAATAATGCTCGAGTTTTCCAAGCCTCTACCATTGTAGACAAGGATCCAGCGGTTGAGGGAGACGAATTCGTAGTAATCGGTGTGACAACACCAGAAACTGCTACAAAAACTCACCCTAAAAACATCCAAGGTGTGACCTTCACTGATCCAATCACAGAGGTTAATCGGGTTATTGACGAAATTGAAGCACGCGCAGCGGCAGAAGGAAAGAACTACAAAAACTATGTTGTTCTGGCTCATTTGGGTGTTGACACGACCACACCGACTGAGTGGCGCGGTTCAACCTTGGCTGAAGCTCTTTCTAAAAATCCTAAGCTCAAAGGAAAGCGCGTAACCGTTATTGACGGCCACTCCCACACAGTAGAGTCTACGACTTATGGCGATAATGTCACCTACAACCAGACCGGTAGCTACCTACACAATATCGGAAAAGTAACTTTCAAAGCCAATCAACTTCTGGGAAATCCTCAGCAAATCCCTGCTGAAACAGCTAAAAAAGTCACTCCAGACCCAGTTGTAGCAGACATGGTCAGCAAGATTAAAGCTAGATACGACGCTGATAACGCCAAGGTTATCGTGGCAAACAGCCCTGTAGAGCTTAATGGCGACCGTGAAAATGTCCGCGTTCGGGAAACCAATCTGGGCAATGTCGTAGCCGATGCTCTCTACGATTATGGTCAAACTGGCTTTGCCAATAAAACAGACCTAGCTGTTACTAACGGGGGCGGCCTACGCGAAACTATTGCTAAAGACAAGCCAATCACCAAGGGAGATGTCATCGCTGTATTGCCTTTTGGAAACACCATTTCACAAATCAAGGTGACTGGTCAAAATATCGCAGATATGTTTGCTAAATCTCTGGGCTCTATTCTTCAGGAAAAAGATGGCAAGCCTGTGCTGGATGAGAATGGACAACCCTTGCTAGAACCAAGTGGTGGCTACCTGCAAATCTCTGGAGCTAAAGTCTACTACGATACCACTCTGCCAGCTAATCAACGTGTCCTCCACATTGAGATTAAGAACAAAGAAACGGGTGTTTATGAGCCTCTTGATCCAAATAAGACCTACTATCTGACAACCAATGACTTCTTGGCTGCTGGTGGTGACGGCTATACCATGCTGGGCGGCCCTCGCGAGGAAGGACCATCTATGGATGTGGCCTTCGCAGACTATCTGGCAAAAGCTGATTTGACAGCCTATGCGGTTATCAATCCAAACTCACGCGCTATCTCTATTTCATCCACTAAGGATACAGACGGTGATGGCTATACAGATATTGAAGAAATCAAGCAAGGAACGGATCCGGCTAATGCAGCTTCCTACCCAGCTGGTGCCAAAGCAGCTGATCCTGGAAAACAGGCAGCTCCACTGGTTAATACTCCAAAACAAACCAAGCAAGTAGCAGTTCATATTGCCAAGACCTTCACTAAGGATCCTGCAGCTAAAGAACTGCCACAGACAGGCAGCGAATCAACAGTTGCCCTGAGCTTAGTTGGTATGGTTTTAGGTTTCTTTGGATTGGCAGGAATCAAGAAAAGTCACAAAGAAGACTAG
- the plsY gene encoding glycerol-3-phosphate 1-O-acyltransferase PlsY, which produces MMNTIIGLILAYLLGSIPTGLWIGQIFFKKNLREYGSGNTGTTNTFRILGKTAGTATFAIDFLKGTAATLLPFFLHIEGVSPLVFGLLAVIGHTFPIFAGFKGGKAVATSAGVVLGFSPAFFVYLIVIFASILYLGSMISLASVLSAVIAILSALLFPLVGFILPSYDLFFTLIIIALALIIILRHKDNIQRIKQKKENLIPWGLNITHQNPRAKK; this is translated from the coding sequence ATGATGAACACGATAATTGGATTAATACTAGCATACTTACTGGGCTCTATTCCGACTGGGCTTTGGATTGGGCAAATTTTCTTTAAAAAGAACCTGAGAGAATACGGCAGTGGCAATACCGGAACGACCAATACTTTCCGTATTTTGGGAAAGACGGCAGGGACGGCTACTTTTGCTATCGACTTTCTCAAAGGAACTGCAGCGACCCTGCTGCCTTTCTTTTTGCATATTGAGGGAGTTTCGCCGCTTGTCTTTGGTCTCTTGGCCGTAATCGGTCATACTTTTCCCATATTTGCTGGCTTTAAGGGCGGCAAGGCTGTGGCAACCAGTGCAGGGGTTGTTCTGGGCTTCTCACCAGCCTTCTTTGTCTATCTGATTGTTATCTTTGCCAGCATCCTTTATCTGGGAAGTATGATTTCTCTGGCAAGCGTGCTCTCAGCAGTCATCGCTATCCTGTCTGCTCTGCTCTTTCCTCTAGTTGGCTTTATACTGCCCAGCTATGACCTCTTCTTCACTCTGATTATCATTGCGCTGGCTTTGATTATTATCCTTCGGCACAAGGACAATATCCAACGTATCAAACAGAAAAAAGAAAACTTAATCCCTTGGGGCTTAAATATCACACATCAAAATCCTAGAGCTAAGAAATAA